One window of the Camelina sativa cultivar DH55 chromosome 1, Cs, whole genome shotgun sequence genome contains the following:
- the LOC104777711 gene encoding chaperone protein dnaJ 11, chloroplastic, producing MAGTLVYSAGCFSPANSLLPQQQQHKTTRSSFNGTARFPNGARSSFRVSSAQTLNAEPAMTESVRRRVSSLYELLKVNESASLTEIKTAYRSLAKVYHPDASESDGRDFMEIHKAYATLADPTTRAIYDSTLLRAPRRRVHAGAMGRSGRVYATTRRWETDQCW from the coding sequence ATGGCCGGGACCCTAGTTTACTCCGCCGGGTGTTTCTCACCGGCAAATTCCCTTcttcctcaacaacaacaacacaagacgACCAGATCATCATTTAACGGAACCGCAAGGTTTCCCAACGGAGCTCGGTCTTCGTTTAGGGTTTCATCAGCTCAGACGCTTAACGCCGAGCCAGCTATGACGGAATCCGTTCGTCGGCGAGTTTCGAGCCTCTACGAATTACTGAAAGTGAACGAATCGGCTTCGCTGACGGAGATCAAGACGGCGTACCGGAGTTTGGCTAAAGTTTACCATCCGGACGCGTCGGAATCGGACGGTCGAGATTTCATGGAGATCCACAAAGCTTACGCGACACTAGCGGATCCGACGACCAGAGCGATCTACGATTCGACGTTGCTCAGAGCACCACGTAGACGGGTACACGCTGGAGCGATGGGTCGGTCGGGTCGGGTTTACGCTACGACCCGGAGATGGGAGACGGATCAGTGTTGgtag